In one Myxococcus xanthus genomic region, the following are encoded:
- a CDS encoding 2OG-Fe(II) oxygenase: METLVRLTENAVPPLLFRRLLRRLGAVGTERLRQTYQTTFWYDFGPAANVVEDIILTLRPHIAGKRRVAGVEWWLSRMYPTDVRVDFHQDRDEKLALRTGELVHPRISSVLFLNRVRGGALVVTPELPDPANPSLAPTRLDTADLVTPRPNRLVVFDGTLTHGVLDADNQIPDGKLPGKSRQRRTLVMNWWGHRPTDIPAWADTRLYRALAR; this comes from the coding sequence GTGGAAACCCTCGTTCGACTCACTGAGAACGCCGTGCCCCCCCTGCTCTTCCGCCGCCTGCTGCGACGCTTGGGTGCCGTGGGCACGGAGCGCCTGCGTCAGACCTACCAGACGACCTTCTGGTACGACTTCGGCCCCGCGGCCAACGTGGTGGAGGACATCATCCTCACGCTGCGCCCGCACATCGCCGGCAAACGCCGCGTGGCCGGCGTGGAGTGGTGGCTGTCACGCATGTACCCGACGGACGTGCGCGTGGACTTCCACCAGGACCGCGACGAGAAGCTGGCGCTGCGCACCGGCGAATTGGTGCACCCGCGCATCTCCTCCGTGCTGTTCCTCAACCGGGTGCGCGGCGGCGCGCTGGTGGTGACGCCCGAGTTGCCAGACCCGGCCAATCCGTCCCTGGCTCCCACGCGGCTGGACACCGCCGACCTGGTGACGCCCCGGCCCAACCGGCTGGTGGTGTTCGACGGCACGCTCACCCACGGTGTGCTGGACGCGGACAACCAGATTCCCGACGGGAAGCTGCCCGGAAAGTCACGGCAGCGCCGCACGCTGGTGATGAACTGGTGGGGCCACCGTCCCACCGACATCCCCGCGTGGGCGGACACGCGCCTCTACCGGGCGCTGGCGCGCTGA
- a CDS encoding DNA-methyltransferase, which produces MTSISPPESLRCINADSREPAGYRAALGDTRAALLHTDPPYCLLTRRRKGGDLRDTRAHKKIDQNPIVRFETVRDYRAFSEAWLSSATAHLTPDAPLIIWTNLLGKEPILTAARGLGYPHLRGEYVWGKRTTDKNANEQTLRVYEVALVIARTPAPPLAPGDLPTVWAVVGGYDDEGEAKRWGGHPHHKPFSVLEPLVRTYSRPGDTVLDPFAGSGSMPSAALRLGRRPACLEIEPEWAERVTHRLRETAREEAQRASAR; this is translated from the coding sequence ATGACCTCCATTTCCCCGCCCGAGTCCCTTCGCTGCATCAACGCCGATTCCCGCGAGCCGGCGGGCTACCGCGCAGCGTTGGGCGACACCCGCGCCGCGTTGCTCCACACGGACCCGCCGTACTGCCTGCTCACCCGGCGGCGCAAGGGCGGGGACCTGCGAGACACGCGCGCGCACAAGAAGATCGACCAGAACCCCATCGTCCGCTTCGAGACGGTGCGCGACTACCGCGCCTTCTCCGAGGCCTGGCTGTCGAGCGCCACCGCGCACCTGACGCCGGACGCGCCGCTCATCATCTGGACGAACCTGCTGGGCAAGGAGCCCATCCTCACCGCCGCGCGCGGGCTGGGCTACCCGCACCTGCGCGGCGAGTACGTCTGGGGCAAGCGCACCACCGACAAGAACGCCAACGAGCAGACGCTGCGCGTCTACGAAGTCGCGCTCGTGATTGCCCGCACGCCCGCGCCGCCGCTGGCGCCAGGAGATTTGCCCACCGTCTGGGCCGTAGTCGGCGGCTATGACGATGAAGGTGAAGCAAAGCGTTGGGGCGGCCACCCGCACCACAAGCCCTTCTCCGTCCTGGAGCCGCTGGTGCGCACGTACAGCCGCCCAGGGGACACGGTGCTGGACCCCTTCGCGGGCAGTGGCTCCATGCCGTCGGCGGCGCTGCGGCTGGGCCGGCGGCCCGCGTGCCTGGAAATCGAGCCGGAGTGGGCCGAGCGCGTCACCCACCGCCTGCGCGAGACAGCCCGCGAGGAAGCTCAGCGCGCCAGCGCCCGGTAG
- a CDS encoding DUF2381 family protein, which produces MTGSPTFIVLAWGLLWATLAESAAVEAPAGAAVVRRIDVQAGGLATPPEVRISPGLSTTLFFDARIRPEQLALEGRERFQRFGVTEDHLVLVPSPTFREGERLRLEVRFHDGAVPDRAVLDLVVDATRPERQVEIYRHARSAASYRQEVEELRAGMLRLERQVQQLQRSRTGGEYTRESLVADILDESTVMFRHWAPRKVTGDFVVRRASLVRLSPGWAALRLSLLPSEAGKGWMAAGAALTDAQGNRMRTLPPWQEGPLDAAGSSPIIIVLEEPEAADFGRYTLELWDEGRKRTLKLEGFQAR; this is translated from the coding sequence TTGACTGGTTCGCCCACTTTCATCGTGCTCGCGTGGGGCTTGTTGTGGGCCACCCTGGCGGAGTCCGCGGCTGTGGAAGCGCCCGCGGGTGCCGCCGTGGTGCGGCGAATTGACGTGCAGGCGGGAGGTCTGGCCACGCCGCCGGAGGTCCGCATCAGCCCCGGTCTGTCCACCACCCTGTTCTTCGATGCGCGCATCCGTCCGGAGCAACTGGCGCTCGAAGGCCGTGAGCGGTTCCAGCGTTTCGGCGTGACGGAGGACCACCTCGTGCTGGTGCCCTCGCCCACGTTCCGGGAGGGGGAGCGGCTGCGGCTGGAGGTCCGGTTCCATGATGGCGCCGTGCCGGATCGGGCCGTGTTGGACCTCGTCGTGGATGCCACGCGGCCGGAGCGCCAGGTGGAAATCTACCGCCATGCCCGGTCCGCCGCGTCCTACCGGCAGGAGGTGGAGGAACTCCGTGCGGGGATGCTCCGGCTGGAGCGCCAGGTGCAGCAACTCCAGCGCTCCCGCACGGGAGGGGAGTACACGCGCGAGTCTCTGGTGGCGGACATCCTCGACGAGAGCACCGTCATGTTCAGGCACTGGGCGCCCCGGAAGGTGACGGGTGACTTCGTCGTCCGCCGCGCGAGCCTCGTCCGTCTGTCCCCCGGGTGGGCCGCGCTGCGGCTTTCATTGTTGCCCTCGGAGGCTGGGAAGGGATGGATGGCGGCCGGCGCGGCGCTCACCGACGCCCAGGGCAACCGGATGCGGACGCTCCCTCCCTGGCAGGAAGGGCCCTTGGACGCCGCGGGCAGCTCGCCCATCATCATCGTCCTGGAGGAGCCGGAGGCCGCGGACTTCGGCCGGTACACGCTCGAGCTGTGGGACGAGGGCCGCAAGCGGACCTTGAAGTTGGAGGGTTTCCAGGCGCGGTGA
- a CDS encoding serine/threonine protein kinase, with protein sequence MAVRSPPFHPDQLVPGSEVGPWRVVASLGSGGFGRVFQVERAGRHYSLKMALRPAGLHAAEEEDINGRLAHEVAALLACAPHPNLPALHAVDRWPEPPDGYLYFVTDYIDGETFHEWRWRVKPTAAHLLTVFTELVRVVADLHRRGVHHRDMKGDNVLIRREDERPILIDLGTVRLPGATTLTVGVAPAAPHLLPPECVAFLREGTWQQGANFDAGVPGDLYALGALLYEALTDGYAFDPKLPYDRLLPAIETVTPRAPHVVNPKVPRALGDIALRLLAKRPEDRYANTEALLQALWDVAKEKRQPAWKVSLDRPPEGADAEAPRVRMVPDASTSSRPVRSREPSEVAAVLPLNPEPRDVPVADANAPVTPSEPPGVPAVEAPAVPASAAPVAETPAPPAPRSRRRAVMGWGGAALLGVGLVVFGVSRLAMPIAGAPAPAPPVPIEKGSHAVTSRSSNPSEMPLLEAVPSSPDAGAVHDTDAQDEVSAQVASSDAEGEAAHASPLKKRPSPGSALGKAAAVACLSAACASGPQVRDMPPRIQCPTEVLDSMAKLGFHPPKMIGNDLTLSMTPKVSVRPVPVPPDGEPITLYAIDEVRSAWSGRLPKGSRFYGTVYHGKTAIYGWFTEVEYPDGRRIPICANIVDSAAREAVGMEYDPSSTPGRPMMFPGVNLAISQVLGEMGHRR encoded by the coding sequence GTGGCCGTGAGGTCGCCTCCCTTCCATCCGGATCAACTCGTCCCGGGCAGCGAGGTCGGCCCCTGGCGCGTGGTGGCTTCGCTGGGCTCGGGGGGCTTCGGCCGGGTCTTCCAGGTGGAGCGGGCGGGCCGCCACTACTCGCTGAAGATGGCGCTTCGCCCGGCGGGACTCCACGCGGCGGAGGAAGAGGACATCAACGGTCGGCTGGCGCACGAGGTCGCGGCGCTGCTGGCCTGCGCTCCCCATCCGAACCTCCCGGCACTGCACGCCGTGGACCGCTGGCCCGAGCCTCCTGACGGCTACCTGTACTTCGTCACCGACTACATCGATGGCGAGACGTTCCATGAGTGGCGCTGGCGGGTGAAGCCCACGGCGGCGCACCTGCTGACCGTCTTCACGGAGCTGGTGCGCGTGGTGGCGGACCTGCACCGCCGGGGCGTGCACCACCGGGACATGAAGGGCGACAACGTCCTCATCCGCCGCGAGGACGAGCGCCCCATCCTCATCGACCTGGGCACGGTGCGTCTGCCCGGGGCCACGACGCTGACGGTGGGCGTGGCGCCCGCCGCGCCTCACCTGCTGCCGCCCGAATGCGTCGCCTTCCTGCGTGAGGGCACCTGGCAGCAGGGGGCCAACTTCGACGCGGGCGTTCCCGGGGACCTCTACGCGCTGGGCGCGTTGCTGTACGAGGCGCTCACGGATGGCTACGCGTTCGACCCGAAGCTTCCGTATGACCGCCTGCTGCCCGCCATCGAAACGGTGACGCCGCGCGCGCCCCACGTCGTCAACCCGAAGGTGCCGCGCGCCCTGGGCGACATCGCCCTGCGGCTGCTCGCGAAGCGCCCCGAGGACCGCTACGCCAACACGGAGGCCCTGCTTCAGGCCCTCTGGGACGTGGCCAAGGAGAAGCGGCAGCCCGCCTGGAAGGTGTCGTTGGACCGCCCGCCCGAGGGCGCCGACGCGGAGGCGCCGCGGGTGCGCATGGTGCCCGACGCCTCCACGTCCTCGCGGCCCGTCCGTTCTCGGGAGCCGTCCGAGGTCGCCGCGGTGCTGCCCCTCAATCCGGAGCCCCGGGATGTGCCCGTGGCGGATGCGAATGCGCCCGTCACTCCCTCAGAGCCGCCCGGAGTGCCCGCGGTCGAGGCGCCCGCCGTGCCCGCATCGGCGGCGCCCGTGGCGGAGACGCCCGCGCCGCCAGCACCGCGTTCGAGGCGCCGAGCCGTCATGGGGTGGGGGGGAGCCGCCCTGCTGGGCGTGGGGTTGGTGGTGTTCGGGGTGAGCCGCCTCGCGATGCCCATCGCGGGAGCCCCGGCTCCTGCCCCGCCTGTTCCCATTGAGAAAGGAAGTCACGCAGTGACGAGTCGTTCTTCGAATCCCTCCGAGATGCCCCTCCTAGAGGCGGTGCCGTCCTCTCCGGACGCGGGCGCGGTCCACGACACGGACGCGCAGGACGAAGTGTCCGCGCAGGTGGCTTCCTCCGACGCGGAGGGGGAAGCAGCCCACGCGTCACCGTTGAAGAAGCGCCCGTCGCCAGGAAGCGCGCTGGGTAAGGCCGCCGCCGTGGCCTGCCTCTCGGCCGCGTGCGCCAGCGGGCCCCAGGTGCGGGACATGCCGCCTCGCATCCAGTGCCCGACGGAGGTGTTGGACTCCATGGCGAAGCTGGGCTTCCACCCGCCCAAGATGATTGGCAACGACTTGACGCTCTCCATGACGCCCAAGGTTTCCGTGCGTCCGGTGCCCGTGCCGCCAGACGGGGAGCCCATCACCCTCTATGCCATCGACGAGGTCCGGAGCGCTTGGAGCGGCCGCCTCCCGAAGGGGAGCCGCTTCTATGGGACGGTGTACCACGGGAAGACGGCCATCTACGGGTGGTTCACGGAGGTGGAGTACCCGGACGGCCGGCGCATCCCCATCTGCGCCAACATCGTGGACAGCGCCGCCCGGGAAGCCGTGGGGATGGAGTATGACCCTTCCAGCACTCCCGGCAGACCGATGATGTTTCCGGGCGTCAACCTGGCGATCTCCCAGGTTCTTGGAGAAATGGGGCACCGCAGGTAG
- a CDS encoding TfuA-like protein, giving the protein MKRRADKLVVFLGPSLPEAEAKRLAPCTVLPPARQGDVWRAQRLRPRAIALVDGVFEAQPSVWHHELLAALEAGVAVFGGGSMGALRAAELAPHGVVGVGRIFEWYRDGDVVDDSEVALLHADGEHGWRPLTVPLVNVRHAAACAAQARVLTRDAARALVDAGQSVFYQERTWARVLEAVAPRWSASTRAAWDAWFPHGAEDLKRQDALACLRTAAEWVASGAPAPHGAPREPSSLVRRRRLVDDVTATQAGAVSSGQVLDVLRASPNAPALAEAGLRRALLAGWARTLGLGVSDAEVAEEEARWWQAQRVPVSRREAHLARLGLDAVGLRRLCGELALERLVLAHSARLLPDGPSWDEALAAEARLSGAWADAAEAVDPTERVGSS; this is encoded by the coding sequence ATGAAGCGGCGCGCGGACAAGCTCGTGGTGTTCCTGGGGCCCTCGCTTCCAGAGGCTGAAGCGAAGCGACTGGCGCCGTGCACGGTGCTGCCCCCCGCGCGCCAGGGGGACGTGTGGCGCGCGCAGCGGCTGCGGCCCCGGGCCATCGCCCTGGTGGATGGCGTCTTCGAGGCACAGCCCTCGGTGTGGCACCACGAGCTGCTGGCGGCGCTGGAGGCGGGCGTGGCCGTCTTCGGAGGCGGCAGCATGGGCGCCCTGCGCGCGGCGGAGCTGGCGCCGCACGGCGTGGTGGGCGTGGGGCGCATCTTCGAGTGGTACCGCGACGGCGACGTGGTGGACGACTCGGAGGTGGCGCTGCTGCACGCGGATGGTGAGCACGGCTGGCGTCCGCTCACGGTGCCCCTGGTCAACGTCCGGCACGCGGCGGCATGCGCGGCCCAGGCCCGGGTGCTGACGCGCGATGCGGCCCGGGCGCTCGTCGACGCTGGCCAGTCCGTCTTCTACCAGGAGCGGACGTGGGCGCGGGTGCTGGAGGCCGTGGCACCTCGCTGGTCCGCGTCCACCCGGGCCGCGTGGGACGCGTGGTTTCCGCACGGCGCGGAGGACCTGAAGCGACAGGACGCGCTCGCGTGCCTCCGGACGGCGGCGGAGTGGGTGGCTTCGGGTGCGCCCGCGCCGCACGGCGCTCCGCGCGAGCCGTCATCCCTGGTCCGGCGTCGTCGGCTGGTGGATGACGTGACGGCGACGCAGGCCGGGGCCGTGTCCTCGGGTCAGGTGCTGGACGTCCTTCGTGCGTCCCCGAACGCGCCGGCGCTGGCCGAGGCGGGGTTGCGGCGGGCGCTGCTCGCGGGCTGGGCGCGCACCCTGGGACTGGGCGTCTCCGATGCCGAGGTGGCGGAGGAAGAGGCCCGTTGGTGGCAGGCCCAGCGCGTGCCCGTCTCGCGCCGTGAGGCCCACCTCGCGCGCCTGGGATTGGACGCGGTGGGGCTGCGGCGGCTGTGTGGGGAGCTCGCGCTGGAGCGGCTCGTCCTGGCGCATTCGGCGCGCCTGCTGCCGGACGGCCCGTCCTGGGACGAAGCGCTGGCCGCCGAGGCCCGGCTGAGCGGGGCCTGGGCGGACGCCGCCGAGGCTGTGGACCCAACGGAGCGCGTTGGGTCCTCCTGA
- a CDS encoding YcaO-like family protein: MRAPRDELSSRRFQQRLAQAMGVTRVARVTGLDRTGVEVACAVRPGGHILQVCNGKGLSYDDAAWGALLETAELWAAETVVPDALVWGSRAELDGHLGALWGADELGSAGALVAPRLWSPHVRCAWLEARELYSGEPVWVPAQGLHVPPAGSPALGPVAVAWTSNGSGAHPDAGRALLHALLEATERDQLARMMPEGWTEEVVQRRLLRTPELLELAPAVEALAGPLRERGFGVYLFDATPAARTPGAVGLPVGAAVLVDLEEGPVPLTAGYACALTREAALLKALLEAAQSRLTDIHGAREDVAAADREAARGFAEACAQVRPRRRAADMPDLGAKGAAAGQVRQVLAKLQRAGFTRAAAVAMSSPVEGLHVQKVVVPGMRISELL, translated from the coding sequence GTGCGGGCTCCCAGGGACGAGCTGTCTTCGCGGCGGTTTCAACAACGATTGGCCCAGGCCATGGGCGTGACGCGGGTGGCGCGTGTCACCGGGTTGGACCGGACCGGCGTGGAGGTGGCGTGCGCGGTGCGGCCGGGCGGCCACATCCTCCAGGTGTGCAACGGCAAGGGCCTCTCCTACGACGACGCGGCCTGGGGCGCGCTGCTGGAGACGGCGGAGTTGTGGGCGGCGGAGACGGTGGTGCCGGACGCCCTCGTGTGGGGCTCGCGAGCGGAGCTGGATGGCCACCTGGGCGCGCTGTGGGGCGCGGACGAATTGGGCTCGGCGGGGGCGCTGGTGGCGCCGCGCTTGTGGAGCCCGCACGTGCGCTGTGCCTGGCTCGAGGCGCGGGAGCTGTACTCCGGTGAGCCGGTGTGGGTGCCCGCGCAGGGCCTGCACGTGCCTCCCGCCGGGAGCCCCGCGTTGGGTCCGGTGGCGGTGGCGTGGACGAGCAACGGCTCCGGCGCGCATCCGGACGCGGGGCGGGCCCTGCTGCACGCGCTGCTGGAGGCCACGGAGCGGGACCAGCTCGCGCGGATGATGCCGGAGGGGTGGACGGAAGAGGTCGTCCAGCGGCGGTTGCTGCGAACGCCCGAACTGCTCGAGCTTGCTCCCGCCGTGGAGGCCCTGGCTGGCCCGCTGCGCGAGCGGGGCTTTGGTGTGTACCTCTTCGACGCCACGCCCGCCGCGCGCACGCCGGGCGCGGTGGGGCTGCCGGTGGGCGCGGCGGTGCTGGTGGACCTGGAAGAGGGCCCGGTGCCGCTCACCGCGGGTTATGCGTGCGCGTTGACGCGCGAGGCGGCGTTGCTGAAGGCCTTGCTGGAGGCGGCGCAGTCGCGGCTGACGGACATCCACGGCGCGCGCGAGGACGTGGCCGCCGCGGACCGGGAGGCGGCGCGAGGCTTCGCGGAGGCCTGTGCCCAGGTCCGTCCACGGAGGCGCGCAGCGGACATGCCGGACCTGGGGGCGAAGGGCGCCGCGGCGGGGCAGGTGCGCCAGGTGCTGGCGAAGCTCCAGCGAGCGGGCTTCACGCGGGCGGCGGCGGTGGCGATGTCGTCACCGGTCGAGGGCCTTCACGTGCAGAAGGTGGTGGTGCCGGGCATGCGCATCTCGGAGCTCCTATGA
- a CDS encoding TIGR02265 family protein yields the protein MLTQGTGSRIKGGVLISRLNMLRQHGGQAGVDAVLRRLPAEDQALLRQMLLPVGWYPLELNLRLDAAIAGVMSPEDKDRAFLEMGRASAHEALHGPQHVFVKAGEPHFLLSQAPKIYRFYYAVGSRTYEQTGPCAAVLRTFGAENVTEPDCLTIIGWHERAIELCGGRAVHVTHPMCRARGAPHCEYHCTWE from the coding sequence ATGTTGACCCAAGGAACTGGCTCACGCATCAAGGGCGGCGTGCTCATTTCGCGGCTCAACATGCTGCGCCAGCACGGTGGGCAGGCCGGGGTGGACGCGGTGCTGCGGCGGCTGCCGGCGGAGGACCAGGCGCTGCTGAGGCAGATGCTGCTTCCCGTCGGCTGGTATCCCCTGGAGCTGAACCTTCGGTTGGACGCGGCCATCGCGGGGGTGATGTCGCCCGAGGACAAGGACCGGGCCTTCCTGGAGATGGGGCGCGCTTCCGCCCATGAGGCGCTGCATGGTCCGCAGCATGTCTTCGTCAAGGCAGGCGAGCCGCACTTCCTGCTGAGCCAGGCGCCGAAAATCTACCGCTTCTATTACGCGGTGGGCTCACGCACCTATGAACAGACAGGCCCGTGCGCCGCGGTGCTGCGGACCTTCGGCGCGGAGAACGTCACCGAGCCGGACTGTCTCACCATCATCGGCTGGCACGAGCGCGCCATCGAGCTGTGTGGCGGCCGCGCCGTGCACGTCACCCACCCCATGTGCCGCGCCCGGGGCGCACCGCACTGCGAGTACCACTGCACGTGGGAGTGA
- a CDS encoding RNA polymerase sigma factor, which produces MSIRETGGQVVSLPARMARAGLERAPDEALCRAFLEGDPAAFEVLVTRHRSLVFSLVRRYVTRPEDAADLVQSAFLRALEASRRVFARFTPSGPAPFRAWLVRIALNLAKNHARQVQRWRPVLVASGPDDVVEDPSESAQDRLERAERERQVRAEVLALPRRQREVLTLRVDGGLAFKDIAETLGITENNAKVQFHHAMKRLKARVGAPEEKH; this is translated from the coding sequence GTGAGCATCAGGGAGACAGGCGGCCAGGTGGTGTCCCTGCCGGCGCGCATGGCCCGGGCGGGCCTGGAGCGTGCGCCGGACGAGGCGCTCTGCCGCGCATTCCTGGAGGGCGATCCGGCGGCCTTCGAGGTGCTGGTGACGCGGCACCGCTCGCTCGTTTTCTCGCTGGTGCGCCGCTACGTGACGCGCCCGGAGGACGCGGCGGACCTGGTGCAGAGCGCCTTCCTGCGCGCGTTGGAGGCCTCGCGCCGCGTCTTCGCGCGCTTCACGCCGTCGGGACCGGCGCCCTTCCGGGCCTGGTTGGTGCGCATCGCCCTCAACCTGGCGAAGAACCACGCCCGTCAGGTGCAGCGGTGGCGCCCGGTGCTGGTGGCCTCCGGGCCGGATGACGTGGTGGAGGACCCGTCGGAGTCCGCTCAGGACCGGCTGGAGCGAGCCGAGCGCGAGCGGCAGGTTCGCGCCGAGGTGCTCGCCCTGCCCCGCCGCCAGCGCGAGGTGCTGACGCTGCGCGTGGACGGCGGGCTGGCATTCAAGGACATCGCCGAGACGCTCGGCATCACGGAGAACAATGCGAAGGTGCAGTTCCACCATGCGATGAAGCGCCTCAAGGCGCGGGTGGGCGCGCCCGAGGAGAAGCACTGA
- a CDS encoding zf-HC2 domain-containing protein — protein MAACPDQEERLDLHAAGALEDDEALGLIQHLEGCEGCRQALAASKELLSLVALPALSPQEKTELQELPRRTLSEWRRGARRQGLGLKTLGALVATVAAVTLVLLVPGAWRVPGLGLKAPVTATAAPATDVEELDAETMAAIEAWAGLEPLDAVLFEDSQGWDEEFDIDVGETL, from the coding sequence ATGGCTGCGTGCCCTGACCAGGAAGAGCGGCTGGACCTGCATGCCGCGGGGGCGTTGGAGGATGACGAGGCGCTTGGACTCATCCAGCACCTGGAGGGCTGCGAGGGGTGCCGGCAGGCGCTCGCGGCCTCCAAGGAGCTGCTCTCGCTGGTGGCGCTGCCCGCGCTGTCACCCCAGGAGAAGACGGAGCTCCAGGAGCTGCCCCGGCGCACGCTGTCGGAGTGGCGCCGCGGCGCACGGCGCCAGGGTCTGGGCTTGAAGACGCTGGGCGCGCTGGTGGCCACCGTCGCGGCGGTGACGTTGGTACTGCTCGTGCCCGGCGCGTGGCGGGTGCCAGGCCTGGGACTGAAGGCGCCGGTGACGGCGACGGCGGCGCCCGCCACCGACGTCGAGGAACTGGACGCGGAGACGATGGCCGCCATCGAGGCCTGGGCGGGACTGGAGCCGCTGGACGCGGTGCTGTTCGAGGACTCCCAGGGCTGGGACGAAGAGTTCGACATCGATGTGGGAGAGACGCTGTGA
- a CDS encoding DUF4136 domain-containing protein: MRLLTRIAPPLLALAVAACSSIDVNTNYDPTATQKLEGYRTYAWLPQPTGKDDRVYNPIVGARVEQSVDRYLQSRGYQKVESTANPDFLIGWHGAIHNALKAETVDAYYGYPWGGPFTDPFFAGGAVTMPETELREYEEGSLILDIVDPQSRQLVWRGTAQAELDENASAEKQQRRLDESVKEVLERFPPKAK; this comes from the coding sequence TTGCGGCTGCTGACCCGAATCGCCCCACCGCTGCTGGCGCTCGCTGTCGCCGCGTGCTCCAGCATCGACGTGAACACCAACTATGACCCCACCGCCACGCAGAAGCTGGAGGGGTACCGCACCTATGCCTGGCTCCCACAGCCCACGGGCAAGGACGACCGCGTCTACAACCCCATCGTCGGCGCGCGCGTCGAGCAGTCAGTGGACCGCTACCTGCAGTCGCGCGGCTACCAGAAGGTGGAGTCCACTGCCAACCCGGACTTCCTCATCGGCTGGCACGGCGCCATCCACAATGCGCTGAAGGCGGAGACGGTGGACGCCTACTACGGCTATCCCTGGGGCGGTCCCTTCACGGACCCCTTCTTCGCGGGCGGCGCCGTCACCATGCCGGAGACGGAGCTGCGTGAGTACGAGGAGGGTTCGCTCATCCTCGACATCGTCGACCCGCAGTCCAGGCAGCTCGTCTGGCGCGGCACGGCCCAGGCGGAGCTGGACGAGAATGCCAGCGCGGAGAAGCAGCAGCGGCGGCTGGACGAGTCCGTGAAGGAGGTGCTGGAGCGCTTCCCGCCCAAGGCGAAGTGA
- a CDS encoding DUF5996 family protein, producing MDTRDTAWPPLPLEAWQDTYATLHRYTQVVGKVKLALTPPQNHWWNVAFRVTARGMTTGLIPFGNGAFEVDFDFLSHELHVHATRGPSRVMALEPRPVAEFYRDFMATLRSMGIDVRIWEQPVEIPDDTTPFGKDWHHASYDGEAVERWWRALLQATLVFEDFRARFTGKCSPVHFFWGSFDLAVTRFSGRPAPARIGADPITQEAYCEEVSSAGFWPGMQATGGAAFYSYAAPEPEGFARASVRPAQARYDANIKEYLLAYDDVRRAEDPKAYLLDFLQSTYEACADLGGWERERLERPLIVPESLRAARAVEEGTVAEQPAP from the coding sequence ATGGACACCCGGGACACGGCGTGGCCGCCGCTGCCGCTGGAGGCGTGGCAGGACACCTACGCCACGTTGCACCGGTACACGCAGGTCGTCGGCAAGGTGAAGCTGGCGCTGACGCCGCCGCAGAACCACTGGTGGAACGTCGCGTTCCGCGTGACGGCGCGGGGCATGACGACGGGGCTCATTCCCTTCGGAAATGGCGCCTTCGAGGTGGACTTCGACTTCCTCTCGCACGAGCTGCACGTGCACGCCACCCGTGGACCGTCCCGGGTGATGGCGCTGGAGCCCCGGCCCGTCGCGGAGTTCTACCGGGACTTCATGGCGACGCTGCGCTCCATGGGCATCGACGTGCGCATCTGGGAGCAGCCCGTCGAGATTCCCGACGACACCACGCCCTTCGGTAAGGACTGGCACCACGCCAGCTATGACGGTGAAGCCGTGGAGCGCTGGTGGCGGGCGCTGCTTCAGGCCACGCTCGTCTTCGAGGACTTCCGCGCGCGCTTCACCGGCAAGTGCAGCCCGGTGCACTTCTTCTGGGGGAGCTTCGACCTGGCGGTGACGCGCTTCTCCGGCCGGCCCGCGCCTGCGCGCATCGGGGCGGACCCCATCACCCAGGAGGCTTACTGCGAGGAGGTCAGCAGCGCGGGCTTCTGGCCCGGCATGCAGGCCACCGGCGGCGCGGCCTTCTACAGCTATGCGGCCCCGGAGCCGGAGGGCTTCGCGCGCGCCAGCGTGCGCCCGGCCCAGGCCCGGTACGACGCCAACATCAAGGAATACCTGTTGGCGTACGACGACGTGCGGCGCGCGGAGGACCCGAAGGCGTACCTGCTCGACTTCCTCCAGAGCACCTACGAGGCCTGCGCGGACCTGGGCGGCTGGGAGCGGGAGCGCCTGGAGCGGCCGCTCATCGTCCCCGAGTCCCTGCGCGCGGCCCGCGCCGTGGAGGAGGGAACGGTCGCCGAGCAGCCCGCGCCGTGA
- a CDS encoding glutathione peroxidase encodes MKTLPLLTLASALAFTPALAAAPKPPPPAKSEPTSEKKPMSFHHLSANRLDGKPETLSGYQGKVVLVVNTASECGYTPQYAGLEKLHQEYKDKGLVVVGFPSNDFGGQEPGSSEEIKKFCELRYKVTFPMFEKVKTKGDGQSPVYAFLSQHHPAPKWNFHKYVVGKDGQVKAGFPSAVTPDSAELKAAIDSALAQP; translated from the coding sequence ATGAAAACCCTCCCCTTGTTGACCCTGGCCTCGGCGCTGGCCTTCACCCCGGCGCTCGCCGCGGCGCCGAAGCCTCCTCCCCCCGCGAAGTCCGAACCCACGAGCGAGAAGAAGCCCATGTCCTTCCATCACCTCTCCGCCAACCGGCTCGACGGCAAGCCGGAGACGCTGTCCGGCTACCAGGGCAAGGTCGTCCTGGTGGTGAACACCGCGTCGGAATGTGGCTACACGCCGCAGTACGCGGGCTTGGAGAAGCTCCACCAGGAATACAAGGACAAGGGCCTGGTGGTGGTGGGCTTCCCGTCCAACGACTTTGGCGGCCAGGAGCCGGGCTCGTCGGAGGAGATCAAGAAGTTCTGTGAGCTCCGCTACAAGGTCACCTTCCCCATGTTCGAGAAGGTGAAGACGAAGGGGGACGGCCAGTCGCCCGTCTACGCGTTCCTGTCGCAGCACCACCCCGCGCCCAAGTGGAATTTCCACAAGTACGTGGTGGGCAAGGACGGCCAGGTGAAGGCCGGCTTCCCCAGTGCGGTGACGCCGGACAGCGCGGAGCTGAAGGCGGCCATCGACAGCGCGCTCGCGCAGCCATAG